From Alteromonas australica, one genomic window encodes:
- the dapA gene encoding 4-hydroxy-tetrahydrodipicolinate synthase — MFTGSYVALVTPMFQNGDIDYKSLEKLVRFHVEQGTHGIVSVGTTGESATLPFDEHVNVVKETVAMASGAIPVIAGSGANSTAEAIFLTEQLGKAGIDGFLSVVPYYNKPQQAGMVAHFNAIADASELPILLYNVPGRTVADMLPETVSELAGHKNIVGLKDATGDISRLKATQALVPKDFVLLSGDDGTSSDFMCEGGHGVISVTANVVPKAISQMCEAALAKDFAQCKAIDKTIELLHSALFIEPNPVMPKWALYKMGMMESAEMRLPMVLPELASQKHIEELLQKYELISG; from the coding sequence ATGTTTACTGGCAGTTACGTAGCACTCGTCACGCCGATGTTCCAAAACGGCGATATCGATTATAAGTCATTAGAAAAGTTAGTACGCTTTCATGTAGAGCAGGGTACGCATGGGATTGTATCGGTTGGCACCACAGGTGAATCGGCCACTCTACCCTTTGACGAACACGTTAACGTAGTAAAAGAGACCGTTGCCATGGCGTCAGGTGCTATACCTGTTATTGCTGGCAGTGGGGCAAACTCTACAGCTGAAGCAATTTTTCTTACTGAGCAGCTCGGTAAAGCGGGTATCGACGGATTCTTAAGCGTTGTACCTTATTACAACAAGCCGCAACAGGCCGGTATGGTGGCGCATTTCAATGCGATTGCCGATGCCAGCGAATTACCTATTTTGCTTTATAACGTGCCTGGTAGAACTGTTGCAGACATGTTGCCAGAAACCGTAAGTGAATTAGCCGGGCATAAAAATATTGTCGGCTTGAAAGACGCAACGGGCGATATTTCTCGATTAAAAGCAACGCAGGCACTCGTACCGAAAGATTTCGTTTTATTAAGTGGCGATGACGGTACCAGTAGTGATTTCATGTGTGAAGGTGGTCACGGTGTCATATCGGTTACAGCGAATGTGGTGCCAAAGGCAATTTCGCAAATGTGCGAAGCCGCATTGGCAAAAGATTTTGCTCAATGTAAAGCGATTGATAAAACCATTGAACTACTCCACAGCGCCCTATTTATCGAGCCTAACCCGGTTATGCCGAAGTGGGCATTGTACAAAATGGGCATGATGGAAAGTGCTGAAATGCGATTACCGATGGTTTTACCGGAACTTGCAAGCCAAAAACATATCGAAGAACTATTACAAAAATACGAATTGATTTCTGGTTAA
- a CDS encoding glycine cleavage system protein R has translation MSKHQLIVTILGTDKTGILSELASTVSEAQCNILDSRQAIYGKEFSLTMILEGSQPAITKAECLIPPVCQRLDLLSMMKRTSHHAKQNLEHLFHVEFSGEDTAGLIKSVTGFFADRNASISAFRQKTYKQTGSQKESMKCKFVVNMPAHENFDALEAELTALFETLNVTGKVIDKHKKDTNENLTSW, from the coding sequence ATGTCTAAACATCAACTTATCGTGACAATATTAGGCACGGATAAAACGGGTATATTAAGCGAGTTAGCCTCGACGGTCTCTGAAGCACAATGCAACATTCTCGACAGTCGACAAGCCATTTACGGTAAAGAATTTTCGCTTACAATGATTTTAGAAGGCTCACAACCGGCTATTACGAAAGCCGAGTGCCTTATTCCCCCCGTGTGTCAGCGCCTTGATCTGCTGTCAATGATGAAGCGTACTAGCCATCACGCCAAGCAAAATTTGGAACATCTTTTTCATGTTGAGTTCAGTGGCGAAGATACCGCTGGGCTTATAAAATCCGTTACGGGATTCTTTGCTGATAGAAACGCGTCAATAAGCGCGTTTAGGCAAAAAACATACAAACAGACCGGTTCACAAAAAGAGTCGATGAAGTGTAAATTTGTCGTGAACATGCCTGCTCACGAAAACTTCGACGCTTTAGAGGCAGAATTAACTGCCCTTTTCGAAACATTAAACGTAACCGGAAAAGTCATCGATAAACACAAGAAGGATACAAATGAAAACCTTACAAGCTGGTGA
- the bcp gene encoding thioredoxin-dependent thiol peroxidase, which produces MKTLQAGDKAPQFSLQNQNDETVSLSDFAGKKVLVYFYPKAMTPGCTVQAQGLRDSKEELVAKNVEILGISPDPVKRLPKFADKESLNFTLLSDEDHAVADAFGVWGLKKFMGKEYDGIHRISFMIDENGTIEQVFNKFKTKEHHTVILDYLNT; this is translated from the coding sequence ATGAAAACCTTACAAGCTGGTGATAAAGCACCTCAGTTCTCATTACAAAATCAAAACGATGAAACGGTATCTCTTAGCGACTTTGCGGGAAAAAAAGTACTGGTATACTTCTACCCGAAAGCCATGACGCCCGGATGTACGGTTCAGGCCCAAGGGCTGCGTGACAGCAAAGAAGAATTGGTCGCTAAAAATGTTGAAATACTCGGCATCAGCCCAGATCCCGTTAAGCGCTTACCGAAATTTGCAGACAAAGAAAGCTTAAACTTCACCCTACTTTCAGATGAAGACCATGCTGTGGCTGATGCATTTGGCGTGTGGGGCTTGAAGAAATTCATGGGTAAAGAATATGATGGTATTCATCGTATCAGCTTCATGATTGACGAAAACGGTACCATTGAACAGGTTTTCAATAAGTTTAAAACCAAAGAACACCACACCGTCATTTTGGATTATTTAAATACCTAA
- a CDS encoding AI-2E family transporter yields the protein MINVFGRWYRRKFSDPDAAMLLILILLTTTVLLLWGELIMPVLVAAVIAYLLDWPVTKLVKIGVGRGLACGAVLLGFITLTILLLIGLVPIISKQSVNLVQESPLIWQKAQDWILTLPEKYPDYVQVYQIHQMMEGLNEKLVEVGETLISVSFSNIANVAALLVYIVLVPLMIFFMLKDKMFFLENISRLLPKERRLITQVGHEMNAQIANYIRGKVIEIVIVGAVSCITFVLMDLRYAILLGVLVGLSVLIPYIGAAVVTIPVAVVAMFQWGFTPEFWYLMIVYGIIQALDGNLLVPLLFSEAVSLHPLYIIIAVLVFGGLWGFWGVFFAIPLATLVKAVVTAWSSNPPVMQDSAM from the coding sequence ATGATTAATGTGTTTGGTAGATGGTACCGACGCAAATTTTCCGATCCTGATGCAGCCATGCTGCTTATCCTTATTTTGCTCACAACCACGGTATTGCTGTTGTGGGGTGAGCTTATTATGCCTGTCTTAGTGGCAGCCGTTATTGCTTATCTACTCGATTGGCCCGTGACCAAATTAGTCAAAATTGGGGTGGGGCGCGGGCTTGCCTGTGGCGCTGTGTTGTTGGGTTTTATAACGCTCACCATATTACTTTTAATTGGGCTTGTGCCTATTATTTCAAAGCAAAGCGTGAATCTTGTGCAAGAATCGCCGTTAATATGGCAAAAGGCACAAGATTGGATCTTAACGTTGCCTGAAAAATACCCAGACTACGTGCAGGTGTATCAAATACATCAGATGATGGAAGGGCTGAATGAAAAACTGGTAGAAGTAGGAGAAACGCTTATTTCGGTGTCCTTTAGCAATATTGCTAATGTAGCGGCATTGCTGGTTTACATTGTGCTTGTGCCCTTGATGATATTTTTTATGCTGAAAGATAAAATGTTTTTCCTAGAAAATATCTCTCGACTTCTGCCTAAAGAGCGACGACTTATTACCCAGGTTGGGCATGAAATGAATGCACAAATCGCCAACTATATTCGTGGCAAGGTGATTGAAATCGTTATTGTGGGCGCGGTGTCATGTATTACTTTTGTCTTAATGGACTTAAGATACGCTATTTTGTTAGGGGTATTGGTGGGGCTATCTGTACTGATTCCCTATATAGGTGCGGCAGTGGTGACGATACCTGTGGCCGTGGTTGCCATGTTCCAATGGGGTTTTACCCCTGAGTTTTGGTATCTCATGATAGTCTACGGCATTATTCAAGCCTTAGATGGCAACTTGCTGGTGCCATTGTTGTTCTCTGAGGCTGTCAGTTTGCATCCGCTTTACATCATTATCGCGGTGTTGGTATTTGGCGGCTTATGGGGCTTTTGGGGGGTATTCTTCGCCATTCCTTTAGCGACCCTAGTGAAAGCTGTTGTTACCGCATGGTCGAGTAATCCTCCTGTGATGCAAGATAGCGCAATGTAG
- the bepA gene encoding beta-barrel assembly-enhancing protease gives MKKTFSIWLFCLSLCVTASLSAVAQDATYSNKNALPEIGVVASDAISLDKEMIVGDAVMRQMRGQSPVIADPVLDEYLQDLGNRLVIHAENAKFPFEFFWVDNDAINAFAFFGGHIGVHTGLMRRAKTESELASVLAHEISHVTQRHIARKMQAQKRSSPLAIASLIGGVLIAMANPEAGIAAMQAGSAASAQLQIDYTRTNEQEADRIGISMLARAGFDVTAAASFFSTMAEEYRMVSKPPARLLTHPLTETRIADARARAADYPARYLRPSVQFELAKARIMARYSFEPDYAVDYFNAALEKNAYKLKVAAQYGLALAYMRAEENEKAKEIVINQLLSQDPSNLFYLDAATDIYIALGEPLKAVELLQPHVSLNPRNQVLALNQANALISASQYEQAIDLLRDFLLVNKDYQIAYQLMTEAYQKAKQFSQMHQSKAEVYALYGAYTRAVDELQYAYNFAGEDHLEKQRIRARIKQFRDQEERLERL, from the coding sequence ATGAAAAAAACATTTTCAATCTGGTTGTTCTGCTTGTCACTGTGCGTTACCGCAAGTTTGTCGGCTGTGGCACAGGACGCGACATACAGTAATAAGAATGCGCTGCCTGAAATTGGTGTTGTGGCGTCAGACGCCATTTCTTTAGATAAAGAAATGATTGTTGGCGACGCTGTTATGCGTCAAATGCGCGGGCAGAGCCCCGTTATCGCCGATCCCGTTCTTGACGAGTATCTACAAGACCTGGGCAACCGCTTAGTCATCCATGCTGAAAATGCGAAGTTTCCGTTTGAATTTTTCTGGGTAGACAATGATGCAATTAACGCGTTTGCGTTTTTTGGTGGACACATTGGCGTACATACCGGCTTAATGCGTCGGGCGAAAACCGAAAGTGAATTGGCCTCCGTGTTAGCCCACGAAATATCTCACGTTACCCAGCGTCACATCGCACGTAAAATGCAGGCACAAAAACGCTCATCTCCCTTAGCCATTGCATCGCTAATTGGTGGCGTACTCATTGCTATGGCCAACCCTGAAGCGGGTATTGCTGCCATGCAAGCGGGGTCGGCGGCATCCGCTCAATTGCAAATAGACTATACCCGTACCAATGAACAAGAGGCTGATCGAATTGGTATTAGCATGCTTGCAAGAGCCGGTTTCGATGTGACAGCTGCCGCCAGTTTTTTCTCTACCATGGCGGAAGAATACCGCATGGTATCTAAACCGCCCGCTCGGCTGTTAACGCATCCCTTAACCGAAACCCGTATCGCCGATGCGCGAGCCAGAGCCGCTGATTATCCAGCACGTTATTTACGCCCCAGTGTACAGTTCGAGTTAGCCAAAGCGCGAATTATGGCCCGTTATTCTTTTGAACCCGATTACGCCGTGGACTATTTTAACGCCGCACTAGAAAAAAATGCCTATAAGCTGAAAGTGGCTGCGCAATATGGCTTAGCATTGGCCTACATGAGAGCGGAAGAAAACGAGAAAGCAAAAGAAATTGTCATTAATCAGCTACTGTCACAAGACCCTAGCAATCTGTTTTATCTTGACGCTGCCACAGATATTTATATTGCGTTAGGGGAACCCCTGAAAGCGGTTGAGTTACTGCAACCTCATGTTTCGTTAAACCCGCGCAATCAGGTGTTGGCATTAAATCAAGCCAATGCGCTGATCAGCGCCAGCCAGTATGAGCAAGCGATAGATTTACTACGGGACTTCCTGTTAGTGAACAAAGACTACCAAATTGCTTATCAACTAATGACGGAGGCTTACCAAAAAGCCAAGCAGTTTTCTCAAATGCATCAAAGTAAAGCCGAAGTTTACGCCTTATATGGGGCTTACACCCGCGCGGTCGATGAACTTCAATATGCATATAACTTTGCCGGCGAAGATCACCTTGAAAAACAGCGTATTCGTGCCCGCATAAAGCAATTTAGAGATCAGGAAGAGCGCTTAGAGCGCCTTTAA
- a CDS encoding TlpA family protein disulfide reductase has protein sequence MKYVKLIGIIGLMAFSVIAGFVGYQYTKADFVTTDGTTYQWQELEGNWVIINYFAPWCVPCLREMPELHEFDRALPANTKLFAINYDALSHSDLVAMLAAHKITLKVIEANEDTLLPMAKPNYLPATFIIGPDGRVRDTIMGEVTASSLAQRLSQLKAL, from the coding sequence ATGAAGTATGTAAAATTGATTGGCATTATTGGCCTAATGGCTTTTTCAGTCATTGCTGGTTTTGTGGGTTATCAGTATACCAAGGCAGACTTTGTTACCACCGATGGCACCACTTATCAGTGGCAAGAATTAGAAGGGAACTGGGTTATTATTAACTACTTTGCGCCTTGGTGTGTGCCTTGTTTACGTGAAATGCCTGAACTGCATGAGTTTGACCGCGCGCTGCCCGCAAACACAAAATTGTTTGCCATCAATTACGACGCCTTGTCCCACAGTGACTTAGTGGCCATGCTGGCGGCTCATAAGATTACCTTGAAAGTTATTGAGGCAAACGAAGATACCTTGTTACCTATGGCCAAACCCAATTACCTACCTGCCACCTTTATTATCGGCCCTGATGGCAGGGTAAGAGACACAATAATGGGAGAAGTCACGGCGTCGTCATTAGCCCAACGCTTATCCCAATTAAAGGCGCTCTAA
- the arsC gene encoding arsenate reductase (glutaredoxin) (This arsenate reductase requires both glutathione and glutaredoxin to convert arsenate to arsenite, after which the efflux transporter formed by ArsA and ArsB can extrude the arsenite from the cell, providing resistance.) encodes MSSTVILHNPRCSKSRQTLALLEEKGIAPQVIEYLKTPLGVDELNDVFKKLNLESVRQMMRTKEQEYKDANLADTALSDNDLFAAMAATPKLMERPIVITESQARIGRPPESVLEII; translated from the coding sequence ATGTCTTCTACTGTCATTCTACATAACCCTCGATGCTCAAAAAGCCGTCAAACCTTAGCGTTGCTTGAAGAAAAAGGCATTGCGCCTCAGGTAATCGAATATTTAAAAACGCCATTAGGTGTTGACGAACTCAACGATGTGTTTAAAAAACTTAATCTTGAGTCTGTTCGCCAAATGATGCGTACTAAGGAACAGGAATATAAAGACGCAAATTTAGCTGATACGGCCTTAAGCGATAACGATCTTTTTGCTGCCATGGCAGCAACACCAAAGTTGATGGAGCGACCTATTGTTATTACAGAAAGTCAGGCACGTATTGGGAGACCGCCCGAGTCTGTATTGGAAATTATTTAA
- the wrbA gene encoding NAD(P)H:quinone oxidoreductase: MKPVLVLYYSRHGSTRKLADAIAQGVISTGAEAWVRTVKPLNEGDGTAQENANLAAPVVTDEELVQCSALALGSPTRFGNMAAPMKYFLDGTSSHWLKGSLINKPACVFTSSSSMHGGQESTLLSMMLPLMHHGMLMCGLPYSEPALHDTQSGGTPYGVTHVAMHNNTQLSDDEKTLCLAQGKRLAQLAKSLTQHLPENTHGA, from the coding sequence ATGAAACCTGTACTTGTACTATATTACAGCCGCCATGGCAGTACGCGTAAATTGGCCGATGCTATTGCTCAGGGGGTGATAAGCACGGGGGCAGAAGCCTGGGTACGAACCGTTAAACCACTCAATGAAGGGGATGGCACCGCCCAAGAAAATGCGAACTTGGCAGCACCTGTGGTTACCGACGAAGAGTTGGTGCAATGTTCAGCATTAGCCCTTGGCAGTCCTACTCGATTTGGCAATATGGCAGCCCCTATGAAGTATTTCTTAGATGGCACCAGTTCCCATTGGTTAAAAGGCAGCTTAATTAATAAACCCGCATGTGTATTTACGTCTTCATCTTCGATGCACGGCGGGCAAGAAAGCACATTGCTCTCTATGATGTTGCCGTTAATGCATCACGGTATGCTAATGTGTGGTCTGCCTTATAGCGAACCGGCTTTACATGATACTCAGTCGGGCGGCACCCCCTATGGTGTTACACATGTGGCCATGCACAACAATACGCAACTTAGCGACGATGAAAAAACCTTATGTCTGGCTCAAGGCAAACGCTTAGCGCAACTTGCAAAGTCGCTTACCCAACATTTACCGGAGAACACCCATGGCGCCTGA
- a CDS encoding DUF2069 domain-containing protein, producing MAPDTRNYRYLALICHLLLVAWIAVWQFALSTTQTYSLIFIVLLYLVPILLPLPGVIKGKPYTHAWANFVVLYYLMHGCTVAYAVPAERLYAVIEILLCTGMFAGCSVFARKRGRELGLGIKKLKVEMAEEKAYFEGQKQQGTNNGE from the coding sequence ATGGCGCCTGATACCCGCAATTACCGTTACCTTGCGCTAATTTGCCACCTATTGTTAGTCGCATGGATTGCTGTTTGGCAGTTTGCCTTAAGTACCACCCAAACCTACTCGCTTATTTTTATTGTATTGCTGTATTTAGTGCCTATTTTATTGCCGTTACCCGGTGTTATTAAGGGCAAACCTTACACCCATGCGTGGGCAAATTTCGTCGTCCTTTATTATCTTATGCATGGCTGTACCGTCGCCTACGCTGTGCCCGCCGAACGTTTGTACGCCGTGATTGAAATTTTACTGTGTACAGGCATGTTTGCAGGATGCAGCGTTTTCGCCAGAAAGCGAGGACGAGAACTTGGTCTAGGTATTAAAAAGCTAAAAGTTGAAATGGCAGAAGAGAAAGCCTATTTCGAAGGCCAGAAACAACAAGGCACAAACAACGGCGAATAA
- a CDS encoding transporter substrate-binding domain-containing protein: MTDSKNMFDVIAHNKPPQSFPEEVYNRVLTQLSVDKFLFAPHERISTLMSEGEPICTPFRLKTEEREKVYVFSRPTDFFFNRRLYQQKSSEPISQKFLDSNGNVIDLVEMLVSSPEYTLLTGANHSYGDFLDDIIAKIPPNNLYVRHGIDPYSSMIEMLSKGRVAFYLTYPSIMRSNPEVENLRSYGIAGTPRYEEGHLMCNDLEGSRAFLRAFDDVLMSLYQSGEFVNLAQKYMSEDEWVQLKRIVDSTLLED, translated from the coding sequence GTGACTGATTCCAAAAATATGTTTGATGTTATTGCACACAATAAGCCTCCACAAAGTTTTCCTGAAGAAGTGTATAACAGGGTGCTCACACAATTATCCGTAGACAAATTCCTGTTTGCTCCCCATGAGCGCATAAGTACGCTAATGTCTGAGGGTGAACCTATATGCACTCCGTTTCGGCTAAAGACAGAGGAGAGGGAAAAGGTTTATGTTTTTAGTCGCCCCACGGATTTCTTTTTCAATCGACGACTTTATCAGCAAAAAAGTAGTGAGCCTATTAGTCAAAAATTTCTCGACAGCAATGGGAACGTTATCGATTTAGTGGAAATGTTGGTATCTTCACCAGAATACACTTTGCTTACGGGCGCTAACCATTCATACGGGGATTTCTTAGATGATATTATTGCGAAAATTCCCCCGAATAACCTGTACGTCAGACACGGTATCGACCCTTACTCTTCGATGATTGAAATGTTGTCGAAAGGCCGAGTAGCCTTTTATCTGACCTATCCCAGTATTATGAGAAGTAACCCTGAGGTAGAAAACTTACGCAGCTATGGAATTGCTGGTACGCCCAGGTATGAAGAAGGTCACCTAATGTGTAATGATTTAGAGGGGAGCCGTGCTTTTCTCAGAGCTTTTGATGATGTTCTAATGTCGCTTTATCAATCTGGTGAGTTTGTCAATCTCGCGCAAAAGTACATGTCAGAAGATGAGTGGGTACAGCTCAAGCGCATTGTTGACAGTACCCTGTTAGAAGATTAA